In Betaproteobacteria bacterium, the following are encoded in one genomic region:
- a CDS encoding tripartite tricarboxylate transporter substrate binding protein, whose amino-acid sequence QMNFASSGFGGPMHLAGELLKSRAGVNIVHVPYKGGGQALNDVISGQVEFCFIGAPVAMPQVRAGRLRLLAVSTPKRMSTLPDVPTVAEQAYPGFDVNASYSMLAPSGTPTAIVNRLSGAIAKAVALPDLREKLLALGVEPVGSTPEQLTAFMQSELDKWTKLVQSLGLAEK is encoded by the coding sequence CAGATGAACTTCGCGTCCTCCGGTTTCGGCGGCCCGATGCATCTGGCCGGCGAATTATTGAAATCCAGAGCCGGCGTGAACATCGTTCACGTGCCCTACAAGGGCGGCGGTCAGGCGCTCAACGACGTCATTTCGGGGCAGGTCGAGTTTTGCTTCATCGGCGCCCCGGTCGCCATGCCACAAGTGCGCGCCGGACGCTTGCGTCTCCTGGCCGTGAGTACGCCGAAGCGCATGAGCACGCTTCCGGACGTGCCGACGGTCGCCGAGCAGGCGTATCCGGGGTTCGACGTCAATGCGTCCTACTCGATGCTCGCGCCGAGCGGAACGCCGACGGCGATCGTCAATCGCCTGAGCGGTGCCATCGCGAAGGCGGTGGCGCTCCCGGACCTGCGCGAAAAGCTTCTGGCCCTCGGCGTCGAGCCGGTAGGCAGCACGCCGGAGCAGCTGACGGCGTTCATGCAGAGCGAACTCGACAAGTGGACCAAGCTCGTGCAGTCGCTCGGCCTGGCCGAAAAGTAG
- a CDS encoding LLM class flavin-dependent oxidoreductase: MLLSPFVRAPPEPIREHIAGVQRACLGFLLSFTPPRSPRRSTVKFGVHLPTVRLNDPDPLAMLTEFVSESDAMGYEYLAVNDHFFNVLDPVTSLAAVAGATKHMRFIPAGLLPIHRGLVPTAKMFVTLDLFTGGRMIAGLAAGSSNVEYTINNFDPAERWHRFDEIAVALRSLLQPGAPAFKGKYYNTEGLDLGVMSRRPEGIPIWIAAWGSNAGLRRAARFGDGWLSSALQLTPESLRETKARLNQYLVAEGKDPAIFPNGLCTWQFYVSKDQSRLDAMNARRENLFRNRPRAAGERHELHGMGPIIGTPEQVAEVVSALEEAGSDALYIRPLDDHLKQVQRFMSDVVPLVRKAAAAHANGDRP, from the coding sequence CTGTTACTGAGTCCGTTCGTGCGTGCGCCGCCGGAGCCGATTCGAGAGCACATCGCGGGTGTGCAGCGAGCTTGCCTGGGCTTCCTGCTATCCTTCACGCCACCGCGCTCCCCCCGGAGGTCCACCGTGAAGTTCGGCGTCCATCTGCCAACCGTTCGCCTCAACGATCCTGACCCCCTGGCCATGCTCACCGAATTCGTCTCCGAATCCGATGCCATGGGTTACGAATACCTCGCTGTAAACGACCACTTCTTCAACGTGCTCGATCCGGTGACATCTCTCGCAGCGGTCGCGGGTGCCACGAAGCACATGCGATTCATCCCGGCTGGTCTGCTTCCCATCCACCGTGGCCTCGTCCCCACTGCAAAGATGTTCGTCACCCTCGACCTCTTCACTGGCGGACGCATGATCGCCGGACTCGCCGCGGGTTCCTCGAATGTCGAATACACCATCAATAATTTCGACCCGGCCGAGCGCTGGCACCGCTTCGACGAGATTGCCGTGGCACTTCGCTCGCTCCTTCAGCCGGGCGCCCCGGCCTTCAAGGGCAAGTACTACAACACCGAAGGTCTGGACCTCGGTGTCATGTCCCGACGCCCGGAAGGCATTCCCATCTGGATCGCCGCCTGGGGTAGTAACGCCGGCCTTCGCCGCGCCGCCCGCTTTGGCGATGGCTGGCTCTCCTCCGCCCTCCAGCTCACCCCCGAATCGCTGCGAGAGACGAAGGCGAGGCTCAACCAGTACCTGGTCGCCGAGGGCAAGGATCCCGCAATCTTTCCGAACGGCCTCTGCACCTGGCAGTTCTACGTCAGCAAGGATCAGAGCCGCCTCGACGCCATGAATGCGCGTCGGGAGAACCTCTTTCGGAACCGGCCACGGGCCGCCGGCGAACGTCACGAGCTGCATGGAATGGGGCCGATCATCGGCACACCGGAACAAGTTGCCGAAGTCGTCTCAGCGCTGGAGGAGGCAGGCTCCGATGCCCTCTACATTCGTCCGCTCGACGACCACCTCAAGCAGGTCCAGCGCTTTATGAGCGACGTCGTTCCCCTGGTCCGCAAGGCGGCAGCGGCTCACGCAAACGGGGACAGGCCTTGA